In Betaproteobacteria bacterium, a single window of DNA contains:
- a CDS encoding FMN-binding glutamate synthase family protein yields the protein MSGFMGILSYGIGTILGFALIGLLLFWFVQDITQKKHTVLRNYPLIGRLRYFFEKQGEYFRQYFFAGDRDEMPFNRATRGWVYRLAKNEGGIIGFGSTFDLREPGSIIFVNAPFPVLEEDRLPTPPLMIGEGYCRFPFEARSIVNISGMSFGAISQPAVQALSRGAEIAGCWLDTGEGGLSPYHLEGNADVIMQVGTANYGIRDHDGTFSLSRAKDLGKVVKAFEIKLSQGAKPGKGGVLPGSKVTAEIAEIRGIPAGQDSISPNRHRDIANVDDLLDRIVMIRDLTGRPVGVKTAIGGWEFINDLCNAVLRRGLQAAPDFLIIDGGEGGSGATPQALADHMSLPIAEGLPRVVDALMESGLKQRIRVVAAGKLVTSAKAAWALCAGADFINTARGFMFALGCIQALRCHTNTCPTGITTHNKRLQRGLVVQEKYQRVANYVSNMNKEIDMIAHSCGCRHARELRREHVRIVESANQSIAFNMLYPYPKIKNELGQPVTTSA from the coding sequence TGTTCTGGTTCGTCCAGGACATCACGCAGAAGAAGCACACCGTGCTGCGCAACTATCCGCTGATCGGTCGCCTGCGCTATTTTTTCGAAAAGCAGGGTGAGTATTTTCGCCAGTATTTCTTTGCCGGCGACCGCGATGAGATGCCTTTCAATCGCGCTACAAGGGGATGGGTTTACCGGCTGGCGAAAAACGAAGGCGGCATCATCGGCTTCGGTTCGACCTTCGATCTGCGTGAGCCCGGCTCGATCATTTTTGTCAATGCCCCGTTCCCGGTATTGGAAGAAGATCGGCTACCGACGCCGCCGTTGATGATCGGAGAAGGATATTGCCGGTTTCCATTCGAGGCACGCTCGATCGTCAACATCAGCGGCATGAGCTTTGGCGCCATTTCCCAGCCCGCAGTTCAGGCATTGTCTCGCGGAGCGGAAATAGCGGGATGCTGGCTCGACACCGGGGAAGGCGGATTGTCCCCTTATCATCTGGAGGGTAATGCCGATGTAATCATGCAAGTCGGTACGGCCAACTATGGCATTCGGGATCACGACGGGACGTTCTCGCTTTCACGCGCCAAAGATCTCGGGAAAGTCGTCAAGGCATTCGAGATCAAGCTGTCGCAGGGAGCAAAACCCGGCAAGGGCGGCGTATTGCCGGGATCGAAAGTAACGGCCGAGATCGCTGAGATTCGCGGTATTCCGGCAGGCCAGGATTCGATCAGCCCGAACCGTCATCGGGATATTGCCAATGTCGACGATCTGCTCGACCGGATTGTCATGATTCGCGACTTGACCGGTCGACCGGTAGGCGTGAAGACTGCGATCGGGGGCTGGGAATTCATCAACGATTTATGCAATGCCGTATTGAGGCGCGGCCTCCAGGCGGCGCCGGATTTTCTGATTATCGACGGCGGAGAAGGCGGCAGCGGCGCTACCCCGCAAGCGCTCGCCGATCACATGAGCCTGCCGATCGCTGAAGGTTTGCCGAGGGTCGTGGATGCCTTGATGGAATCCGGGCTCAAACAGCGCATTCGGGTCGTGGCAGCAGGCAAGCTGGTGACTTCGGCAAAAGCCGCGTGGGCATTGTGTGCAGGCGCGGATTTCATCAACACTGCGCGCGGCTTTATGTTCGCCCTTGGCTGCATTCAGGCGCTGCGCTGTCACACGAATACCTGCCCGACCGGGATAACCACGCACAACAAGCGATTGCAGCGTGGCCTGGTTGTGCAGGAGAAGTATCAGCGTGTCGCGAACTACGTGTCCAACATGAACAAGGAAATCGACATGATCGCGCACTCCTGCGGCTGCCGGCACGCGCGGGAACTGCGGCGCGAGCATGTGCGTATAGTCGAATCCGCCAACCAGAGCATTGCGTTCAACATGCTTTACCCTTATCCGAAGATCAAGAACGAACTCGGACAGCCCGTTACAACGTCGGCTTGA
- a CDS encoding DUF3365 domain-containing protein: MLISRSCVTILLAALPLIARADQTTEARALASQMIQQLGTALKKELAANGPDGVVSVCRDMAPAIAGELSRKSGGRVAQVSLKSRNPLLGDPDVWEQQVLAEFDRRAAAGEKVESPEYSETTEEPRGRYFRYMKALPVQPLCLTCHGTAKIIPDHVRTRLAIEYPRDRATGYGLGQVRGAVTIKQPAGTAQ, translated from the coding sequence ATGCTCATATCCAGATCTTGCGTAACGATTCTGCTGGCCGCCTTGCCGCTGATCGCCCGGGCGGACCAGACAACGGAGGCCCGCGCACTAGCCTCTCAGATGATCCAGCAGCTCGGCACCGCGCTAAAGAAAGAACTCGCCGCCAACGGTCCGGACGGCGTCGTTTCGGTCTGTCGCGATATGGCGCCAGCGATCGCCGGAGAATTGTCCAGAAAATCGGGCGGGCGTGTCGCGCAGGTCAGCCTAAAAAGCCGCAATCCGTTGCTGGGAGACCCCGACGTCTGGGAGCAGCAGGTATTGGCCGAATTCGATCGCAGGGCGGCCGCCGGAGAGAAAGTCGAGTCCCCGGAATATTCAGAGACGACCGAGGAGCCGCGCGGGCGTTACTTCCGCTATATGAAGGCACTCCCGGTGCAGCCCTTGTGTTTAACCTGTCACGGTACAGCGAAAATTATCCCCGATCATGTCAGAACGAGACTCGCGATCGAATACCCCCGCGACCGCGCCACCGGCTACGGGCTTGGGCAGGTACGCGGCGCAGTAACCATCAAGCAGCCGGCAGGGACCGCTCAGTGA